In Pseudorasbora parva isolate DD20220531a chromosome 20, ASM2467924v1, whole genome shotgun sequence, a single window of DNA contains:
- the LOC137049073 gene encoding gastrula zinc finger protein XlCGF57.1-like, whose protein sequence is MRIHTGENPFTTRKTSLKSHMRVHTGEKPYTCSQCGKSFSQRATINAHVRIHTGEKPFSCSQRRKIHLNTHMRVHSSRKDFMCHQCGQTCSNKPNLEVHMKIHNGEKPFTCPQCGKSVTIKGNLKTHISSHTAEKPFTCHQCGKS, encoded by the coding sequence atgagaattcacacggGAGAAAACCCTTTCACCACTCGAAAAACCAGTCTTAAAagccacatgagagttcacactggagagaagccttataCATGCTCTcaatgtggaaagagtttttcaCAAAGAGCAACAATTAATGCCCACGttagaattcacactggagaaaagccGTTCTCATGTAGTCAGAGACGTAAAATACACCTTAATACCCATATGAGGGTTCACTCAAGTCGAAAAGATTTTATGTGTCATCAGTGTGGACAGACCTGCTCAAACAAACCAAACCTTGAGGTTCACATGAAAATCCAcaatggagagaagcctttcacctgccctcagtgtggaaagagtgtCACAATAAAAGGAAACCTAAAGACACACATAAGTTCTCACACAGCAGAGAAGCCTTTCACGTGtcatcagtgtggaaagagttaa
- the LOC137048700 gene encoding gastrula zinc finger protein XlCGF57.1-like, with protein MVLIKEESKEMMIEETFREKQEDAEEQIKTTFIKEESEYVKIEETFSVKQEDTEEQTDPMMLKEESQELNEREEKHHALITEEKYFICSQIKKTSTQKRSRKRGSRNFICSQCGKSFNRKENLQVHMRIHNGQNPFTCQQCGKSFTQKGNLKVHMIVHNGENPFTCQQCGISFTQKGNLKVHMRIHTGENPFTCQQCGKSFTRKNSLQSHIRIHNGEKPYVCSHCGIRFTHRTTINSHMKIHMGEKPFSCNQCGKSFRCKKTINSHKRVHSRENSFTCHQCEMSFTDSEHLKNHVITHTGEKPFMCNNCGQTCSNEANLKTHMRVHTGEKPFTCPQCGKSFTTKGNLKTHIRSHTGERPFMCHQCGNSYKYYTDLKRHLQIHSDQ; from the exons ATGGTGTTAATTAAAGAAGAGAGTAAAGAAATGATgattgaagaaacattcagAGAGAAACAAGAAGATGCTGAGGAACAAATAAAGACGacatttattaaagaggagagtgaatatgtgaagattgaagaaacattcagTGTGAAACAAGAAGATACAGAGGAACAAACAG ACCCGATGATGCTGAAAGAAGAGAGTCAAGAACTAAATGAAAGGGAAGAGAAGCATCATGCTTTAATAactgaagaaaaatattttatttgctcACAGATTAAAAAGACTTCCACACAAAAAAGATCTCGGAAAAGAGGATCTAGAAATTTCATCtgctctcagtgtggaaagagtttcaaccGAAAAGAAAACCTTCaagtccacatgagaattcacaatGGACAAAACcctttcacctgccaacagtgtggaaagagtttcactcaaaaaggaaaccttaaagtccacatgaTAGTTCACAACGGAGAAAACCCTTTTacatgccaacagtgtggaataAGTTTCACTCAGAAAGGAAaccttaaagtccacatgagaattcacactggagaaaaccccttcacctgccaacagtgtggaaaaagtttcacTCGAAAAAACAGCCTTCAAAGTCACATAAGGATTCAcaatggagagaagccttacgtATGCTCTCACTGTGGAATACGTTTTACACATAGAACAACAATTAATTCTCACATGAAAATTCACATGGGAGAGAAGCCGTTCTCATGTAATCAGTGTGGAAAAAGCTTCAGATGTAAAAAAACCATTAATAGCCATAAGAGGGTTCACTCAAGAGAGAACAGTTTTACATGTCATCAGTGTGAAATGAGTTTTACAGACAGCGAGCACCTTAAGAATCATGTAATAActcacaccggagagaagcctttcatgTGCAATAACTGTGGACAGACTTGCTCAAATGAAGCAAATCTAAAGactcacatgagagttcacactggagagaagcctttcacctgccctcagtgtggaaagagtttcacaacTAAAGGAAACCTAAAGACGCACATAAGATCTCACACTGGAGAGAGACCTTTCATGTGTCATCAGTGTGGAAATAGTTACAAATATTACACAGACCTGAAACGTCATTTGCAAATTCATTCTGATCAGTGA